One genomic window of Actinoplanes lobatus includes the following:
- a CDS encoding MarR family winged helix-turn-helix transcriptional regulator, with amino-acid sequence MEHATEIAAAVESSVESLVGVLERARLAQQPAVPPAQLRVLTIVAGNRHTNMSRLAEALDVVPSSASRLCDRLEATGLLRRVADPRDRREVRLLLTSAARRLLTDLRERRQAALAEVLERMPVAAREDLLRALQAFSAAAGHPSAEEHPESGRQTA; translated from the coding sequence ATGGAGCACGCCACCGAGATCGCCGCGGCTGTCGAGTCGTCGGTGGAGTCACTGGTGGGCGTCCTCGAACGGGCCAGACTGGCCCAGCAGCCCGCGGTGCCGCCGGCCCAGCTCCGGGTGCTGACCATCGTCGCCGGCAACCGGCACACCAACATGAGCCGGCTGGCCGAGGCCCTCGACGTGGTGCCGTCCTCGGCGAGCCGCCTCTGCGACCGGCTGGAGGCCACCGGCCTGCTGCGCCGGGTCGCCGACCCCCGGGACCGTCGCGAGGTGCGGCTGCTGCTCACCTCGGCGGCCCGGCGGCTGCTGACCGACCTCCGCGAGCGCCGGCAGGCCGCGCTGGCCGAGGTGCTGGAGCGGATGCCGGTCGCCGCGCGCGAGGACCTGCTGCGCGCCCTCCAGGCCTTCTCGGCGGCGGCCGGGCACCCCTCGGCCGAGGAACACCCGGAGAGCGGCCGGCAGACGGCCTGA
- a CDS encoding LLM class flavin-dependent oxidoreductase: MRIGIVILPDRRWADASRRWRLAEEFGFDHAWTYDHLGWRDLVDGPWFDAVPTLTAAAMVTSRIRLGTYVASPNFRHPVHFAREVTALDDISDGRLILGLGAGGIGFDSAVLGAPELTPRARVDRFAEFLELFDGILRQPATTWSGSWYSAVDARNDPGPVQQPRPPFVVAANGPRALRLAARYGDGWVTTGPQADSAEEWWRAVAEIRDRFHAAMESAGRPLESVDRYLNLDSSPVYSMTSVDAFTDATGRARELGFTDVITHWPRESSWYAGDEKVLEAVAAELPRLTNR; this comes from the coding sequence GTGCGTATCGGCATCGTCATCCTTCCCGACCGGCGCTGGGCCGACGCGAGCCGGCGCTGGCGGCTCGCCGAGGAGTTCGGCTTCGACCACGCGTGGACGTACGACCACCTCGGCTGGCGCGATCTGGTCGACGGCCCGTGGTTCGACGCCGTACCGACCCTCACCGCCGCCGCCATGGTCACCTCCCGGATCCGCCTCGGGACGTACGTGGCCTCGCCGAACTTCCGCCACCCGGTGCACTTCGCCCGGGAGGTCACCGCCCTGGACGACATCTCCGACGGCCGGCTGATCCTCGGCCTGGGCGCCGGCGGCATCGGCTTCGACTCGGCCGTCCTCGGCGCCCCGGAGCTGACGCCGCGCGCCCGGGTGGACCGTTTCGCCGAGTTCCTGGAGCTCTTCGACGGCATCCTGCGGCAGCCGGCGACCACCTGGTCCGGTTCCTGGTATTCGGCGGTCGACGCGCGCAACGATCCGGGCCCGGTGCAGCAGCCGCGACCGCCGTTCGTGGTCGCCGCCAACGGCCCGCGGGCGCTGCGTCTCGCCGCCCGGTACGGCGACGGCTGGGTGACGACCGGCCCGCAGGCGGACAGCGCCGAGGAATGGTGGCGGGCGGTGGCCGAAATCCGGGACCGTTTCCACGCGGCCATGGAGTCCGCCGGCCGCCCGCTGGAATCGGTGGACCGTTACCTGAACCTGGACTCGTCGCCGGTCTACTCGATGACCAGCGTGGATGCCTTCACCGACGCGACCGGGCGGGCCCGGGAGCTGGGATTCACCGACGTGATCACGCATTGGCCGCGGGAGTCCAGCTGGTACGCGGGCGACGAGAAGGTGCTGGAGGCGGTCGCCGCGGAGCTGCCCCGCCTCACTAATCGGTAA
- a CDS encoding histone-like nucleoid-structuring protein Lsr2 produces the protein MARQVITTLIDDLDGKKADRTVEFSLDGVSYTIDLSEANAGRLRKALDPFISAGTRLGRTTSGRIPSRGAAPVRTAGSRDENRLIREWAIRNGHKISERGRIPQEVSNAYRAAHGR, from the coding sequence ATGGCGCGGCAGGTAATCACCACCCTGATCGACGATCTGGACGGCAAGAAGGCAGATCGGACGGTCGAGTTCAGTCTGGACGGCGTCAGCTACACGATCGACCTTTCCGAGGCCAATGCCGGAAGGCTGCGTAAGGCCCTGGACCCGTTCATCTCCGCGGGCACCCGGCTGGGACGCACCACGTCGGGGCGTATCCCGTCGCGTGGCGCCGCCCCCGTCCGCACCGCGGGTTCCCGCGACGAGAACCGGTTGATCCGGGAGTGGGCGATCCGGAACGGGCACAAAATCTCCGAGCGGGGCCGCATTCCGCAGGAGGTCAGCAACGCCTACCGGGCGGCGCACGGGCGCTGA
- a CDS encoding D-alanyl-D-alanine carboxypeptidase family protein has translation MRALVAACAAVLLVLTGVPATASAARAEIPCPKPKIAKPSAPPRPTPPAEVAEDMRVGGDDLATHGLVVPENSPKPPALTATTWLVADLETGEVLGACGPHVHQTPASVQKMLLAATAIDQLDPAQKITVTRGDLDIEPGSSAVGLVVGGQYTIATLWLGLMLNSGNDAANALARLAGGGGKDGLATTVAAMNAKAAALGARQTHAVTPSGLDGKGQFTSAYDLALIARVCFASDDFRKYVLTKTARLPAQKKPKVGGFQFQNENKLIYNYPGALGGKTGFTTLARHSYVGAATRDGRTLVATLLGAEARPLRGWEQGAKLLDWGFSLPAGSSVGNLVTPEEVAASSTPRVEKTTAAGGGGAGNERPSAPAGLTVAAAASVAVLLTGTPLLLLIAVRRRRRMARS, from the coding sequence GTGAGAGCTCTCGTGGCGGCGTGCGCGGCCGTGCTTCTCGTGCTCACCGGAGTCCCGGCGACGGCGTCGGCCGCCCGCGCCGAGATCCCGTGCCCCAAGCCGAAGATCGCCAAGCCCAGCGCGCCGCCCCGGCCCACCCCGCCCGCCGAGGTGGCCGAGGACATGCGGGTCGGCGGCGACGACCTCGCCACCCACGGCCTGGTCGTCCCGGAGAACAGCCCGAAGCCGCCGGCCCTGACCGCCACCACCTGGCTGGTGGCCGACCTGGAGACCGGCGAGGTGCTCGGCGCCTGCGGCCCGCACGTCCACCAGACCCCGGCCAGTGTGCAGAAGATGCTGCTCGCCGCGACCGCGATCGATCAGCTCGACCCGGCTCAGAAGATCACCGTGACCCGCGGCGACCTGGACATCGAGCCCGGCAGCTCGGCGGTCGGCCTCGTGGTCGGCGGGCAGTACACGATCGCGACCCTCTGGCTCGGGCTGATGCTCAACTCGGGCAACGACGCCGCCAACGCGCTCGCCCGGCTGGCCGGAGGCGGCGGCAAGGACGGCCTCGCCACGACGGTCGCCGCCATGAACGCCAAGGCGGCCGCGCTCGGCGCACGCCAGACGCACGCGGTCACCCCGTCCGGGCTGGACGGCAAAGGGCAGTTCACCAGCGCGTACGACCTGGCGCTGATCGCCCGGGTGTGCTTCGCCAGCGACGACTTCCGCAAGTACGTGCTGACGAAGACGGCCCGGCTGCCCGCGCAGAAGAAGCCGAAGGTGGGCGGCTTCCAGTTCCAGAACGAGAACAAGCTGATCTACAACTACCCGGGCGCGCTCGGCGGGAAGACCGGGTTCACCACCCTCGCCCGGCACAGCTACGTCGGTGCGGCCACCCGCGACGGCCGCACCCTGGTGGCCACCCTGCTGGGCGCCGAGGCGCGGCCGCTGCGCGGCTGGGAACAGGGCGCCAAGCTGCTCGACTGGGGGTTCTCGCTGCCGGCCGGGTCGTCGGTGGGCAACCTGGTCACCCCGGAGGAGGTGGCGGCCTCCAGTACGCCCCGGGTGGAGAAGACCACGGCCGCCGGCGGCGGTGGGGCCGGCAACGAGCGGCCGTCCGCGCCGGCCGGGCTGACCGTCGCGGCGGCGGCCTCGGTGGCGGTGCTGCTCACCGGCACGCCGCTGCTGCTCCTGATCGCCGTCCGGCGACGCCGCCGGATGGCCCGCTCCTAG
- a CDS encoding DUF456 domain-containing protein has product MDLSDTGSAIALISGLVILTGVVGVLVPVLPGLLLTWSGVMLWAVLGDGGGGARLVVAVLATVLTGLGLVIKYLWPGKKLKDSGVPTSALLAGGVLGIVGFFVVPFVGLILGFVLGIWLVELSRLGVERAWPSTRSALGAVGLALLVELAAALAIAVIWLFGLAFA; this is encoded by the coding sequence ATGGATTTGAGCGACACCGGTTCGGCCATCGCCCTCATCTCCGGCCTGGTGATCCTGACCGGCGTGGTCGGGGTCCTGGTGCCGGTGCTTCCCGGCCTGCTGCTGACCTGGTCCGGGGTGATGCTCTGGGCGGTCCTCGGCGACGGCGGCGGCGGCGCCCGGCTCGTGGTCGCGGTGCTCGCCACGGTGCTCACCGGCCTGGGCCTGGTGATCAAGTACCTGTGGCCGGGGAAGAAGCTCAAGGACAGCGGCGTGCCCACGTCGGCGCTGCTGGCCGGCGGGGTGCTCGGCATCGTCGGCTTCTTCGTGGTGCCGTTCGTGGGCCTGATCCTCGGCTTCGTGCTCGGGATCTGGCTGGTCGAGCTGAGCCGGCTGGGCGTGGAGCGGGCCTGGCCGTCGACCCGCTCGGCGCTCGGGGCGGTCGGCCTGGCCCTGCTGGTGGAGCTGGCGGCGGCGCTGGCGATCGCGGTGATCTGGCTCTTCGGCCTGGCGTTTGCCTGA
- a CDS encoding sigma-70 family RNA polymerase sigma factor: MTSTATTAADLIADTASPVLSAAEQEELIRTHMPLVGHLVRDMLSRIPNHIHRDDLTSAGLHALVTAARGWDPARGVPFHRFAATRIRGGLLDELRALDWATRSVRSKARNTDVTRQNLTTTLGRTPTPEELAQALGTTTTDLHQTDTDVQRATVLSLQGFTTSSADDLVTEPTPGPEEMLLRREQIGYLHHAIGSLPDRLQTVVNEYFLAERPMAEIAADLGVTESRVSQLRAEALSLLRDGLNTHLNPELAPVPENPDSITARRRATYYANIASNTSMRSRLAMTNANGHTAIGRGVKSAPAA; the protein is encoded by the coding sequence ATGACCAGCACCGCGACGACCGCCGCCGACCTGATCGCCGACACCGCCTCGCCCGTGCTCTCCGCCGCCGAGCAGGAGGAGCTGATCCGCACGCACATGCCGCTGGTCGGCCACCTGGTCCGCGACATGCTCTCCCGGATCCCGAACCACATCCACCGCGACGACCTGACCAGCGCCGGCCTGCACGCCCTGGTCACCGCGGCCCGCGGCTGGGACCCGGCCCGCGGCGTCCCGTTCCACCGCTTCGCCGCCACCCGCATCCGCGGCGGGCTCCTCGACGAGCTGCGCGCCCTGGACTGGGCGACCCGTTCGGTGCGGTCCAAGGCCCGCAACACCGACGTGACCCGTCAGAACCTCACCACCACGCTGGGCCGTACGCCCACGCCGGAGGAGCTGGCCCAGGCGCTCGGCACCACCACCACCGACCTGCACCAGACCGACACCGACGTGCAGCGGGCCACCGTCCTGTCGTTGCAGGGCTTCACCACGAGCAGCGCCGACGACCTGGTCACCGAGCCGACCCCGGGCCCGGAGGAGATGCTGCTGCGCCGTGAGCAGATCGGCTACCTGCACCACGCCATCGGCTCGCTGCCGGACCGCCTCCAGACCGTGGTGAACGAGTACTTCCTCGCCGAGCGCCCGATGGCGGAGATCGCCGCCGACCTGGGTGTCACCGAGTCGCGTGTCTCACAGCTGCGCGCCGAGGCCCTCTCGCTGCTGCGCGACGGCCTGAACACCCACCTGAACCCGGAGCTGGCCCCGGTCCCGGAGAACCCGGACAGCATCACGGCCCGCCGCCGCGCCACGTACTACGCCAACATCGCCAGCAACACCTCGATGCGCAGCCGCCTGGCGATGACCAACGCCAACGGCCACACCGCGATCGGCCGCGGCGTCAAGTCCGCTCCGGCCGCCTGA
- a CDS encoding HelD family protein, which yields MIARKGATLSSSNADIDSEQAYLTTLYQRLDQLRDQADSRLRAILLEAGGTPQGRTQREATRGHYAEQLAQFNSVENGLCFGRLDFSASNPRYIGRLGLFAEDRDQDPLLVDWRAPAARPFYLATAVSPEGVTRRRHLRTRGRVLTGIDDEVLDIEAGDGSGREDVTGEAALLSALTAKRTGRMRDIVETIQAEQDEVIRSGLPGVLVVQGGPGTGKTAVALHRAAYLLYTYREQLTRTGVLILGPNTTFLRYISQVLPSLAETGVLLATLGDMFPGVRAHAAEPPTVAAVKGGLGILDALENAVADRQTVPDTFVEVDHDGYPLRIEREVLLAARAAARRSGRPHNVARQVFVTEAIHQLSLQIAERIGADPLGGENLLSAADLAETRRELREDIDVQQALFDFWPVLTPRQVLRDLLSDAGRLESAGLPATLLRERGHGWTPADVPLLDELAELLGVDDTLKVREQQRQRKAAIEYAEGVLEIVEGSRSLDFEDEGAEKDEILSALDVVDAGAFVERHEVIDTRTAAERAAADRSWVFGHVIVDEAQELSPMAWRLLMRRCPSRSMTAVGDVAQTSELAGTTTWEQVFEPYVAQRWRIVELSVNYRTPSEVMAVAADVLAAVDPALRPPRSVRSAGVTPWARRVPPAALVEELVTVVRKEASLIEEGRLGVLVPESLEPSLGAELVAAVPGAAVGEQPDLLNHVVLMTVRQAKGLEFDSVLVVAPDAIIAESPRGLSDLYVAVTRATRSLGVLHTTDLPKVLASLA from the coding sequence ATGATAGCACGAAAAGGGGCGACTTTGTCAAGCTCGAACGCCGACATCGATTCTGAGCAGGCGTACTTGACCACGCTCTACCAGCGGCTGGATCAATTGCGTGACCAGGCCGACAGCAGGTTGCGCGCGATCCTGCTGGAAGCGGGCGGAACCCCGCAGGGCCGGACCCAGCGGGAGGCCACCCGCGGCCACTACGCCGAACAGCTGGCCCAGTTCAATTCGGTGGAGAACGGCCTCTGCTTCGGCCGGCTGGACTTCTCCGCCAGTAATCCCCGCTACATCGGCCGGCTCGGGCTCTTCGCCGAGGACCGTGACCAGGATCCCCTTCTGGTGGACTGGCGGGCCCCGGCCGCCCGGCCGTTCTATCTGGCCACCGCGGTCAGCCCGGAGGGGGTGACCCGGCGGCGGCACCTGCGCACCCGGGGCCGGGTGCTCACCGGGATCGACGACGAGGTGCTCGACATCGAGGCCGGCGACGGCAGCGGCCGGGAGGACGTGACAGGTGAGGCGGCGCTGCTGTCCGCGCTCACCGCCAAGCGGACCGGCCGGATGCGCGACATCGTCGAGACCATCCAGGCCGAACAGGACGAGGTGATCCGTTCCGGACTGCCCGGTGTGCTGGTGGTCCAGGGCGGTCCGGGCACCGGGAAGACGGCGGTGGCACTGCACCGGGCGGCCTACCTGCTCTACACCTACCGGGAGCAGCTCACCCGTACCGGTGTGCTGATCCTCGGGCCGAACACCACGTTCCTGCGCTACATCTCCCAGGTGCTGCCGTCACTTGCCGAGACCGGTGTGTTGCTGGCCACCCTGGGTGACATGTTCCCGGGGGTCCGCGCGCACGCCGCCGAACCGCCCACGGTCGCCGCGGTCAAGGGCGGCCTGGGCATCCTCGACGCCCTGGAGAACGCGGTCGCCGACCGGCAGACCGTGCCGGACACCTTCGTCGAGGTCGACCACGACGGCTATCCGCTGCGCATCGAGCGGGAGGTGCTGCTCGCCGCCCGGGCCGCGGCCCGCCGGTCCGGTAGGCCGCACAACGTGGCCCGGCAGGTCTTCGTGACCGAGGCCATCCACCAGCTCTCCCTGCAGATCGCCGAGCGGATCGGCGCCGACCCACTGGGCGGCGAGAACCTGCTCTCCGCGGCCGACCTCGCGGAGACCCGCCGTGAGCTGCGCGAGGACATCGACGTACAGCAGGCGCTCTTCGACTTCTGGCCGGTGCTCACCCCGCGCCAGGTGCTGCGCGACCTGCTCTCCGACGCCGGCCGGCTGGAGTCGGCCGGTCTGCCGGCCACGCTGCTGCGCGAACGCGGCCACGGCTGGACACCGGCCGACGTGCCGCTGCTCGACGAGCTGGCCGAGCTGCTCGGCGTCGACGACACGCTCAAGGTGCGTGAGCAGCAACGGCAGAGAAAGGCCGCGATCGAGTACGCGGAAGGCGTGCTGGAGATCGTCGAGGGTTCCCGGTCGCTGGACTTCGAGGACGAGGGCGCCGAGAAGGACGAGATCCTCTCCGCGCTCGACGTGGTCGACGCCGGCGCGTTCGTCGAGCGGCACGAGGTGATCGACACGCGGACCGCCGCCGAACGGGCCGCCGCCGACCGCAGCTGGGTGTTCGGGCACGTGATCGTCGACGAGGCGCAGGAGCTGTCGCCGATGGCCTGGCGGCTGCTCATGCGCCGCTGCCCGAGCCGTTCGATGACCGCGGTCGGTGACGTCGCGCAGACCTCCGAGCTGGCCGGGACCACCACCTGGGAGCAGGTCTTCGAGCCGTACGTGGCGCAGCGCTGGCGGATCGTCGAGCTGAGCGTCAACTACCGGACGCCGTCCGAGGTGATGGCGGTCGCGGCCGACGTGCTGGCCGCGGTCGATCCCGCGCTACGGCCTCCGCGGTCGGTCCGCTCGGCCGGCGTGACGCCGTGGGCGCGCCGGGTGCCGCCGGCCGCGCTCGTCGAGGAGCTCGTCACGGTGGTACGCAAGGAGGCGTCCCTGATCGAGGAGGGCCGTCTCGGTGTCCTGGTCCCGGAGAGCCTGGAGCCGTCCCTGGGCGCCGAGCTGGTGGCCGCCGTCCCCGGCGCGGCCGTGGGGGAGCAGCCCGACCTGCTGAACCACGTGGTGCTGATGACCGTCCGCCAGGCGAAGGGTCTCGAGTTCGACTCGGTGCTGGTGGTGGCCCCCGACGCGATCATCGCCGAGAGCCCGCGTGGCCTCTCCGACCTGTACGTCGCGGTCACCCGGGCCACCCGCAGCCTCGGCGTCCTGCACACCACCGACCTGCCGAAGGTGCTCGCCTCGCTGGCCTGA
- a CDS encoding sigma-70 family RNA polymerase sigma factor, which produces MSGEAPFIERRGEDIVRANMPLVGHLVREMLARVPSHVNRDDLLSAGYAALVSAARGFDAERGVPFARFAAARVRGALLDELRGLDWASRSVRQRARRVDSAREELMAELGRTPTVQEIADKLGCTVEDIEHGEGDVHRATVFSLQGFATATADDIVTEPGAGPEEMLLRRERFGYLRHAVESLPERLRTVVQGYFFEERPMVQIAADLGVSESRVSQLRAEALVLLRDGLNTHLDPAMAAQSPPKEGCVARRRAAYYDKIASRGTLRTRLDLTGPDGLPLAAA; this is translated from the coding sequence ATGAGTGGTGAAGCGCCTTTCATCGAGCGGCGTGGCGAGGACATCGTCCGGGCGAACATGCCGCTCGTCGGGCACCTGGTGAGGGAGATGCTGGCCCGCGTGCCGTCGCACGTGAACCGGGACGATCTGCTTTCCGCCGGCTATGCGGCGCTGGTCTCGGCGGCCCGTGGCTTCGACGCCGAGCGTGGGGTGCCGTTCGCCCGTTTCGCCGCCGCCCGGGTACGCGGCGCCCTGCTGGACGAGCTGCGGGGCCTGGACTGGGCCAGCCGCTCGGTACGCCAGCGGGCCCGCCGTGTCGACTCCGCCCGCGAGGAGCTGATGGCCGAGCTGGGCCGGACGCCCACCGTGCAGGAGATCGCCGACAAGCTGGGCTGCACCGTGGAGGACATCGAGCACGGCGAGGGCGACGTGCACCGGGCCACCGTGTTCAGCCTCCAGGGTTTCGCGACCGCGACCGCCGACGACATCGTCACCGAGCCGGGCGCCGGGCCGGAGGAGATGCTGCTGCGCCGGGAGCGGTTCGGCTATCTGCGGCATGCCGTCGAGTCGCTGCCGGAGCGGCTGCGCACGGTGGTGCAGGGCTACTTCTTCGAGGAGCGGCCGATGGTCCAGATCGCGGCCGATCTGGGGGTCAGCGAGTCGCGGGTGTCGCAGTTGCGTGCCGAGGCGCTGGTCCTGCTCCGGGACGGGCTGAACACCCACCTCGACCCGGCCATGGCGGCGCAGAGCCCGCCGAAGGAGGGCTGTGTGGCCCGGCGCCGGGCCGCCTACTACGACAAGATCGCCAGCCGGGGCACCCTGCGTACCCGGCTCGATCTGACCGGCCCGGACGGCCTGCCGCTGGCGGCCGCCTAG